Sequence from the Flavobacterium lindanitolerans genome:
TAATAAATCGGCCACGTATGGCATTAAAGCTAAATGTCTTGCTCTTTTAACAGCTACAGACACTTTTCTTTGGTATTTCAATGAAGTTCCTGTTAAACGACGTGGAAGGATTTTCCCTTGCTCGTTAACGAATTTCAATAAGAAATCAGGATCTTTGTAATCAACATATTTGATACCTGATTTTTTGAAACGGCAATACTTCTTAGTTTTGTTTGTTTCAATATTTAAAGGCGTAAGATATCTGATATCTCCGTCTTTTTTTCCTTTTGCTGATTGTTCAATCGTAGACATAATAATTACGCTTTAGATGCTTTTAGTTTTTCTCTTCTTCTTTCTGCCCAAGAAATTGCATGTTTGTCAAGACTTACAGTCAAGAAACGCATTACTCTTTCGTCACGTCTGAATTCAGTTTCGAAAGCAATTAATACTTCAGGAGCTACTTTGAATTCAAACAGGTGGTAAAAGCCACTTTTTTTGTGTTGGATTTCGTAAGCCATCTTTTTTAGGCCCCAATCCTCTTTTGATACCATCTCTGCACCTCTGGAAGTAAGAAAATCTTCGAATTTGCTTACTGTTTCCTTTACCTGTACTTCAGATAAAACGGGATTCAAGATGAAAACAGTTTCATAGTGATTCATAATACAATGATTTTATTTGTTATAAAATTGGGTGCAAAAGTAACTATTTATTTTTAATGCACAAGCGAAATCCAATTATATTCGATGAATTACAAAAAAATGCGGAAAATATTGTTTTTTAATAAAAAAATTGTTCTACATTTATCGTACCCAATCT
This genomic interval carries:
- the rpsR gene encoding 30S ribosomal protein S18, encoding MSTIEQSAKGKKDGDIRYLTPLNIETNKTKKYCRFKKSGIKYVDYKDPDFLLKFVNEQGKILPRRLTGTSLKYQRKVSVAVKRARHLALMPYVADLLK
- the rpsF gene encoding 30S ribosomal protein S6, which codes for MNHYETVFILNPVLSEVQVKETVSKFEDFLTSRGAEMVSKEDWGLKKMAYEIQHKKSGFYHLFEFKVAPEVLIAFETEFRRDERVMRFLTVSLDKHAISWAERRREKLKASKA